Proteins found in one bacterium genomic segment:
- a CDS encoding peptidylprolyl isomerase codes for MGKKRFGILSFLVIFIFCALACEKFQGKNTGSQEADASLIIAKIGNTKITVKEFERKYSSIPPQYKMFFSGEDGKRKFLEEIIKEKILAEKARNMGIDKKEDIREIIEDIKDNILAKEMYAAKNEELVKSTSVTDEEVAKEISTSETIGRASHILLKDETKAKDILKRVKKGEDFGKLASEFSEDPSAKRNNGDLGTFSKGDMVPEFDNAIFALKIGEITSDPVKTSFGYHIIKRTEPEKEEIRSRLITKKQGTCFNDWLEETKKEISVQVNEEVLKKIKFEEGMQSKGAHPGMPQGHGGGAPAGHGGM; via the coding sequence ATGGGAAAGAAAAGGTTTGGAATTTTGTCGTTTTTAGTGATTTTTATTTTTTGTGCGCTGGCCTGCGAGAAATTTCAGGGAAAGAACACAGGATCTCAAGAGGCCGATGCAAGCTTGATTATTGCGAAAATAGGCAATACTAAAATTACTGTAAAAGAATTTGAACGTAAATATAGTTCAATACCACCGCAATACAAAATGTTCTTTTCAGGTGAGGACGGAAAAAGAAAATTTCTTGAAGAAATTATTAAAGAAAAAATTTTAGCAGAAAAGGCGAGGAACATGGGTATTGACAAAAAAGAGGATATCAGGGAGATTATTGAGGACATTAAAGATAATATTTTGGCGAAAGAAATGTACGCTGCTAAAAATGAAGAGCTGGTCAAATCAACTTCTGTAACTGATGAAGAAGTTGCGAAAGAAATCAGCACAAGCGAAACAATAGGACGCGCAAGCCATATCCTTCTAAAAGATGAAACCAAGGCAAAAGACATTTTAAAAAGAGTAAAAAAGGGAGAAGATTTTGGAAAATTGGCATCTGAGTTTTCAGAGGACCCCTCAGCAAAAAGAAATAATGGGGACCTTGGGACTTTTTCTAAAGGAGACATGGTCCCTGAATTTGATAACGCTATATTTGCATTAAAAATAGGAGAAATCACGTCAGATCCTGTAAAGACTTCTTTTGGATATCACATTATTAAAAGAACAGAACCGGAAAAAGAAGAAATTAGAAGCAGATTGATTACAAAAAAACAAGGGACCTGTTTTAATGACTGGCTGGAAGAAACAAAAAAAGAAATATCTGTACAGGTCAACGAAGAGGTTTTAAAGAAAATAAAATTCGAAGAAGGAATGCAGAGTAAGGGGGCTCATCCCGGTATGCCTCAAGGCCACGGCGGTGGAGCGCCGGCAGGCCATGGCGGGATGTAA
- a CDS encoding PAS domain S-box protein, with protein MPVKKSKTYNKNFTGRRKLEEYNKLLTDVLLDLNKSEYQLDIIRNILKIIKQYTGVEAVGIRLKEGEDFPYFYHSGFSDSFIEKEMSLCAKNQKGEPIRDSKGGPYLECMCGDVLCGRTDPSKSFFTKGGSFWSNCTTDILVSPNEKDRWVCARERCNSEGYESVALVPLRSSDEIIGLLQINDRRRDCFTFDFINFLEGLGSSIGIALKRKKIEDEIKESKNFTDIVFESIMDLVSVIDAKTFEILKTNRALIDSLKIEDKNIIGRKCYEVTHQNDKPCGPPEHICPMYETLKTGTASTVEHIHYDKGGNKIYFEVSTSPIKNEKGEIVQVVHVARNITERKKVKEMLQVSENRFRGTFEQAAVGIAHVALDGKWILVNQRFCDIIGYSREEIANKKFQDITYPDDLDRDVGYVKEMLENKRKTFSMEKRYIRKDGLFVWVNLTVSLMRKPSGEPDYFISVVEDISERKKGEQWIKQSYEKLRKALEQTSHALSITVEQKDPYTAGHQHRVSKLACAIARELGFDDERVTEIRIAGDLHDLGKISIPSEILTKPGKLSEIEMDLVKNHSQTGYEILKEIDFPWPIAEITLQHHERINGSGYPNGLKGEAIKIEAKIIGVADVVEAMSSHRPYRPALGINNALEEILQKRDILYDSRVVDACLKLFIEKGFKFE; from the coding sequence ATGCCTGTGAAAAAATCAAAAACTTATAATAAAAATTTTACCGGCCGCAGGAAGTTAGAGGAATATAACAAATTATTGACAGATGTCCTGCTGGATTTGAATAAATCCGAATATCAATTAGATATTATAAGAAATATCTTAAAAATAATTAAGCAATATACGGGGGTTGAAGCTGTCGGGATACGGTTAAAGGAAGGTGAAGACTTTCCTTATTTTTACCACAGCGGATTTTCTGACTCTTTTATAGAAAAAGAGATGTCGCTCTGCGCGAAAAACCAGAAAGGCGAACCTATACGCGATTCAAAAGGCGGGCCTTATCTTGAATGTATGTGTGGAGATGTTTTGTGCGGACGGACGGACCCGTCTAAATCTTTTTTTACAAAGGGCGGTAGTTTCTGGTCAAACTGCACCACGGATATTCTTGTTTCACCAAATGAAAAAGACCGCTGGGTGTGCGCACGGGAGCGTTGTAACAGCGAGGGCTATGAATCGGTTGCGCTGGTCCCGCTTCGTTCATCTGATGAGATTATCGGTCTTTTGCAGATTAATGACCGCCGCAGGGATTGTTTTACATTTGATTTTATCAATTTTCTGGAGGGCCTGGGTTCAAGCATAGGTATAGCCCTCAAGAGGAAAAAAATTGAGGATGAAATAAAAGAATCAAAAAATTTTACTGATATTGTTTTTGAAAGCATAATGGACCTGGTTTCTGTGATAGATGCAAAAACTTTTGAAATATTGAAAACCAACAGAGCGTTAATAGATAGTTTAAAAATTGAAGATAAAAATATTATTGGAAGAAAATGTTACGAGGTGACCCACCAAAATGACAAACCTTGCGGTCCGCCGGAGCATATATGCCCAATGTATGAAACATTGAAAACTGGAACAGCCTCTACAGTTGAACACATACATTATGATAAAGGAGGGAATAAAATATATTTTGAAGTTTCCACTTCTCCTATAAAGAACGAAAAGGGCGAGATTGTCCAGGTTGTTCATGTTGCCAGAAATATCACTGAACGTAAAAAGGTAAAAGAGATGCTGCAGGTAAGCGAAAACAGGTTTCGCGGGACATTTGAACAGGCGGCTGTCGGGATAGCTCATGTAGCACTTGACGGGAAGTGGATTTTAGTTAACCAGAGGTTTTGCGACATTATAGGTTATTCACGGGAGGAGATAGCCAATAAAAAATTCCAGGATATAACATACCCTGATGATCTTGACCGGGACGTTGGATATGTCAAGGAAATGCTGGAAAATAAAAGAAAAACTTTCTCCATGGAAAAACGTTATATCCGTAAAGATGGTTTATTTGTCTGGGTCAATTTAACGGTATCGCTTATGCGTAAACCTTCCGGCGAGCCGGATTATTTCATTTCTGTTGTTGAGGATATCAGTGAGAGGAAAAAAGGTGAGCAATGGATAAAACAGAGTTATGAAAAATTGAGAAAAGCTTTGGAACAAACATCCCATGCCTTATCAATAACAGTGGAACAGAAGGACCCATATACAGCCGGCCATCAGCACAGGGTTTCCAAGTTGGCCTGTGCTATAGCCAGGGAGCTGGGTTTTGACGATGAGCGTGTTACGGAAATTCGAATAGCGGGGGATTTGCATGACCTTGGGAAGATAAGTATTCCTTCGGAAATTCTTACAAAACCAGGAAAGTTAAGCGAGATTGAAATGGACCTGGTAAAAAACCATTCTCAGACAGGGTATGAAATATTGAAGGAAATAGATTTCCCATGGCCTATTGCGGAGATCACATTGCAGCATCATGAAAGGATAAACGGATCCGGTTACCCGAACGGGCTTAAGGGTGAAGCTATTAAAATAGAGGCAAAAATAATCGGTGTTGCGGATGTGGTCGAGGCTATGTCTTCTCACCGGCCATACCGCCCGGCCCTCGGCATAAATAACGCGCTTGAGGAAATATTGCAGAAAAGAGATATACTTTATGATTCCAGGGTGGTAGATGCCTGTTTAAAACTTTTTATTGAGAAAGGTTTTAAATTTGAATAG
- a CDS encoding cytochrome c3 family protein: MNKNVKLFLILITVFIFIPSAGFSYFMIIDPIQDRVPVVYFNHTKHLDKQNGLGFPCERCHHELKTPEQKPANCPSCHSVEDESQLEEKNLPPRLKVAYHNMCRGCHTENKRKYKGAPTSECGGCHIKELEKFVGEKIKNGRERQKK, encoded by the coding sequence ATGAATAAAAATGTAAAGTTATTTTTGATTTTAATTACAGTTTTTATTTTTATACCATCAGCAGGATTTTCCTATTTTATGATAATTGACCCAATCCAGGACCGCGTTCCGGTAGTCTATTTTAACCATACAAAACATCTTGACAAACAAAACGGGCTCGGTTTCCCCTGCGAGAGATGCCATCATGAATTAAAAACACCGGAACAAAAACCCGCCAACTGCCCCTCTTGCCATAGCGTGGAAGATGAATCTCAACTTGAAGAAAAAAACCTGCCTCCGCGTCTAAAAGTCGCATACCACAACATGTGCCGGGGTTGTCATACCGAAAATAAAAGAAAATATAAAGGAGCGCCTACTTCTGAATGCGGCGGGTGCCATATAAAAGAATTAGAAAAATTTGTTGGAGAAAAAATCAAAAACGGCAGGGAACGGCAGAAAAAATAG
- a CDS encoding glycosyltransferase family 4 protein: MDKNKLNILEINFSRAWGGLEMQMPIIAGGLKELGHNVIVACPGMSPAEKAASQLGLRVINLENKIKYFDLPVILKLKNIIRDNKIDVVHSHMAKDLPVIIPAGKMAGCKKIYFTRHIESHYRKKSVFHFILYRSLTGAIAITNAVKESLIETTHIIPEKIDVIYCGINVEKFRQRALQGNILRKEYNVPEDFYMIGVVGRLQDGKGHEYMLRAMPEVIKKIPKIKIFIVGEETKGEENGYKNYLESVVKELNIPDSVIFTGFRPDLPVVMNSLDILVMPSKREAFGLVAVEAMALNKVVIATKSLGTQEIIDDGKDGFLAPYGKSEILSEKIINILNDPVKAEKMGEMAQKKVEEKFEFNKNIKKLEQLFLSTP; this comes from the coding sequence ATGGATAAAAATAAATTAAATATATTGGAAATAAATTTTTCCCGTGCATGGGGCGGGCTTGAAATGCAAATGCCTATAATTGCCGGGGGGTTAAAGGAATTAGGGCATAATGTTATTGTTGCATGCCCCGGGATGTCCCCCGCCGAAAAAGCAGCCAGTCAATTAGGATTGCGTGTAATTAACCTGGAAAATAAGATAAAATATTTTGACCTGCCTGTTATTTTGAAATTAAAAAACATCATCAGAGACAATAAAATAGATGTTGTTCACAGCCATATGGCGAAGGATTTGCCGGTAATTATACCGGCCGGAAAAATGGCAGGCTGTAAAAAAATATATTTCACGAGGCATATTGAATCTCATTACAGGAAAAAAAGCGTTTTCCATTTTATCCTATATCGTTCATTAACGGGAGCAATCGCGATTACAAATGCGGTAAAAGAAAGTTTAATAGAAACAACGCATATAATACCTGAAAAAATTGACGTAATATATTGCGGTATAAATGTAGAAAAATTCAGGCAGAGAGCCCTCCAGGGAAATATCTTAAGGAAAGAATATAATGTTCCGGAAGACTTTTATATGATCGGGGTGGTCGGCCGTTTGCAGGATGGAAAAGGGCATGAGTATATGCTGCGCGCCATGCCGGAAGTTATAAAAAAAATTCCCAAAATTAAAATATTTATTGTTGGTGAAGAAACAAAAGGAGAGGAAAACGGATATAAGAATTATCTGGAGAGTGTTGTTAAAGAATTGAATATCCCGGATAGTGTAATATTCACGGGCTTCAGGCCTGATCTCCCCGTTGTGATGAATTCACTGGATATTTTAGTCATGCCGTCTAAAAGAGAAGCGTTTGGACTTGTGGCTGTTGAAGCAATGGCCTTGAACAAGGTTGTAATTGCCACGAAAAGCCTGGGGACCCAGGAAATTATTGATGACGGGAAAGACGGTTTTTTGGCCCCATATGGAAAAAGTGAAATTTTATCGGAAAAAATAATAAATATTTTGAATGACCCGGTAAAGGCAGAAAAAATGGGTGAAATGGCGCAAAAAAAAGTCGAGGAAAAATTTGAATTCAATAAAAATATTAAAAAATTGGAACAATTATTTTTAAGCACCCCTTAA
- a CDS encoding permease: MEKAVQEIIILAVELWKEALYIMPFFLFGVAIDSVIRTFKLHVKLRQAIDKMGYFSVPGAVIIGIVSPLCACGILPVAISLIINGVPFAPVMALLVSSPLMSPSGYTLTAWELGKDWANAKLIASIFMGLFAGYVTLLFQDKYFTFKQLFKGEPPLHDVHDHDCDPKIKCTCQDKLSNRLAKEGKNKFIIFGAKFWEGFITIGKYTLIGLLVEIAGLRYLPSEMIEKVIYSQSMWIVPVVVFVSVPLYVNQVTAAAVLYGFIDKGMQIPWGAGMAFLIGGPVSALPVIAVLWSMFRKRVLFLYLGICITGSIIVGYTAYFLTLH; this comes from the coding sequence ATGGAAAAAGCAGTTCAGGAAATTATTATTTTGGCCGTTGAGCTCTGGAAAGAGGCGTTGTATATAATGCCATTTTTTCTATTCGGTGTGGCAATCGATTCAGTTATAAGAACTTTTAAATTACATGTAAAATTAAGGCAGGCAATTGATAAAATGGGTTATTTTTCTGTCCCGGGTGCGGTAATTATCGGGATAGTCAGTCCGCTTTGCGCGTGCGGGATCCTTCCTGTGGCAATTTCTCTTATAATCAACGGTGTCCCTTTTGCCCCGGTTATGGCACTGCTCGTTTCTTCCCCGTTAATGAGCCCGAGCGGCTATACCCTGACGGCGTGGGAATTGGGAAAAGACTGGGCTAACGCGAAACTTATAGCAAGCATTTTTATGGGGCTCTTCGCGGGATATGTTACTTTGTTATTTCAGGATAAATACTTCACTTTTAAACAATTGTTTAAAGGAGAACCGCCTTTGCATGATGTTCATGACCATGACTGCGACCCGAAAATAAAATGTACCTGCCAGGATAAATTAAGCAACCGCCTGGCCAAAGAAGGGAAAAATAAATTTATTATTTTTGGGGCAAAATTCTGGGAAGGATTCATAACTATAGGTAAATATACTTTGATAGGCTTGCTCGTCGAAATAGCCGGTTTACGGTATTTGCCCTCAGAGATGATAGAAAAAGTCATTTATTCCCAAAGTATGTGGATTGTCCCGGTTGTGGTTTTTGTCAGCGTGCCGCTTTATGTTAACCAGGTTACCGCCGCGGCCGTGCTTTACGGTTTTATTGATAAGGGAATGCAGATTCCATGGGGTGCCGGAATGGCTTTTTTGATAGGAGGGCCTGTTTCCGCGCTTCCGGTCATAGCTGTATTGTGGTCGATGTTCAGGAAACGCGTTTTGTTTTTGTATCTCGGAATTTGCATCACAGGTTCAATAATCGTCGGTTACACGGCTTACTTTTTGACTCTACATTAG